One window from the genome of Brevinematia bacterium encodes:
- a CDS encoding response regulator transcription factor, translating to MKKVILLVEDDVDIVNLSKKPLEQEGFTVVVAMSVKFGIEEIKSKKPDLIILDLMLQDGDGTEVVKWVKRTEEFSNIPIIVLTAKSSEFDKVLLLELGADDYITKPFSIRELIARIKSILRRYETSADTKPKHNRFEDGGLIINLDSFEVVVDGQTAQLTKKEFEILELLIKNRGIVVSKEKILSLLWKGEEELSESSRTVDVHISKIKKKLGRYGNRISTIRGVGYRFQ from the coding sequence ATGAAGAAAGTAATTCTTCTGGTGGAGGATGATGTAGACATAGTAAATTTATCCAAAAAACCTCTTGAGCAGGAAGGATTTACAGTAGTTGTTGCAATGAGTGTAAAATTCGGTATAGAGGAGATAAAGTCAAAAAAACCTGATCTAATCATTCTAGATCTTATGCTTCAGGATGGTGATGGAACTGAGGTTGTAAAATGGGTCAAGAGAACCGAAGAGTTTTCAAATATACCAATAATTGTACTAACCGCAAAGTCAAGTGAGTTTGACAAGGTATTACTTCTAGAACTGGGAGCTGATGACTACATCACAAAGCCTTTCAGTATAAGGGAACTTATTGCTAGAATAAAGAGTATACTGAGAAGATATGAAACATCTGCAGATACAAAGCCAAAGCACAATAGGTTTGAAGATGGAGGACTAATAATAAATCTTGATAGCTTTGAGGTAGTTGTTGACGGTCAGACAGCACAGCTTACTAAAAAAGAGTTTGAGATACTAGAGCTTCTCATAAAAAATCGCGGGATAGTCGTGAGCAAAGAAAAAATACTCTCTCTGCTTTGGAAAGGTGAGGAAGAGTTGTCCGAAAGTTCTAGAACCGTAGATGTTCACATAAGCAAGATAAAGAAAAAACTCGGTCGCTATGGAAATAGAATCTCTACGATCAGAGGTGTGGGGTATAGATTCCAATAA
- a CDS encoding vWA domain-containing protein, producing MRRGIVFLVFVGFFLGFASLSLADTYIIVIDTSLSMNRKVIDSLRVYDIALRSLSNSIFSLKVGEVVYVVDFNENVYVRPPIRVKDDHTKEVIYKIMTGTQPYGKWTFTYKMLKEVSQLIKESNLSPKDTKVIIISDGIDDPPVKSKEYFVELEKLSSLFDPQQLIYYISLEKLLQKEASKVPSGVSSISEKLRSTYQVKVIEVEDTNQVTGAVERGFRGEGLSGTLFILVIASVSGVVVLIVLWVFVRNVYLPLKARKSSKVSRITYLLGKTKKTIPLKSYKIVLSPSRGKVVLAGWTYSGEVIIKATTQGYRIFFTLPSGIAGNITNGSILKKGTTFVVANCTFEVE from the coding sequence ATGAGAAGAGGAATAGTATTTTTGGTTTTTGTGGGTTTTTTCCTAGGCTTTGCGTCGTTGAGTTTAGCAGATACTTACATAATTGTTATTGATACCTCCCTAAGTATGAATAGGAAAGTAATTGACAGTCTTAGGGTGTACGATATAGCGTTGAGATCGTTATCAAATTCTATCTTTTCACTAAAGGTTGGAGAGGTAGTTTATGTGGTTGACTTTAATGAAAATGTTTACGTAAGGCCACCGATAAGGGTAAAGGATGACCACACGAAGGAGGTGATATATAAGATAATGACGGGGACGCAACCTTATGGTAAGTGGACCTTTACATATAAGATGCTCAAAGAGGTAAGTCAATTAATAAAGGAGAGCAATCTCTCTCCTAAGGATACGAAGGTGATAATAATTTCGGATGGTATAGATGATCCTCCTGTCAAGAGCAAAGAATATTTTGTTGAGCTGGAGAAACTGTCCTCTCTTTTTGATCCTCAACAGCTTATCTATTACATTTCTCTGGAGAAACTTCTTCAGAAGGAAGCGAGTAAAGTTCCTTCGGGTGTTTCAAGTATTTCGGAGAAGCTTAGATCAACGTATCAGGTGAAGGTGATTGAGGTTGAAGATACAAACCAAGTTACTGGGGCTGTTGAGAGGGGGTTTAGGGGTGAAGGGCTATCGGGAACTTTGTTTATACTTGTGATTGCGTCAGTATCAGGTGTCGTTGTTTTAATAGTTCTATGGGTGTTTGTGAGAAATGTGTATCTGCCGTTAAAGGCTAGAAAGTCCTCCAAAGTTAGTAGGATTACATACCTACTTGGTAAAACTAAAAAGACTATTCCTTTAAAATCCTATAAAATAGTGTTGTCACCATCAAGAGGTAAAGTAGTGCTTGCAGGTTGGACATACAGTGGTGAGGTGATAATAAAGGCAACTACTCAAGGGTATAGGATTTTCTTTACCCTACCTTCGGGAATAGCTGGAAATATAACAAATGGTAGTATTCTCAAGAAGGGCACTACATTCGTTGTAGCTAACTGCACCTTTGAGGTTGAGTAG
- a CDS encoding tetratricopeptide repeat protein, protein MRRALLILVFSVVFIIFVVAGFFVYWLYKENNEYRVIKNRFEFGLYEDVVRDGTKFLADFPKSRYYHEVEYFVAFSSFAVGKLENAKNRVLSLIGKFFSENRNDEILTKSIELLVDILRERNESMSPEIEEYLKMALVRTSDQNVKNNIMTQLGYIYFYRNEYDTALMYFEKANTELAQLGKARVYIEKGDYESAFYIYDAYLKYNPTGKYRKSVVEAYSKQMYGYASRLLRDKEYSQSAKYFAKVINTFPNTIYEDASLYWLGEIYTIYKKYDKAIEFFDRAMNNEPKNKDEDALFKKGVVLYYAGKLVDSVAVFKKFLLNYPNSRLADEARKWVNVLTKEIQYTYENEDEIE, encoded by the coding sequence ATGAGGAGGGCGCTTTTAATCTTAGTGTTTTCCGTAGTCTTTATAATTTTTGTAGTAGCAGGTTTCTTTGTATATTGGTTATACAAAGAGAACAACGAGTATCGGGTAATAAAAAACAGATTCGAGTTTGGTTTATACGAGGATGTGGTAAGGGATGGGACAAAGTTTTTGGCAGATTTTCCAAAAAGCAGATACTACCATGAGGTTGAATACTTTGTAGCGTTTAGTTCGTTTGCAGTAGGTAAACTGGAAAACGCAAAAAATAGGGTTTTGAGTTTAATAGGAAAGTTTTTCAGTGAAAACAGAAATGATGAAATTTTAACAAAATCAATTGAGCTACTTGTAGATATACTTAGAGAGCGAAACGAAAGTATGAGTCCTGAAATTGAAGAATATCTGAAGATGGCCTTGGTTAGAACCTCTGATCAAAACGTCAAGAACAACATAATGACCCAACTTGGGTATATATACTTCTACCGAAATGAATACGATACCGCACTTATGTATTTTGAGAAGGCAAATACAGAGCTTGCCCAGCTTGGTAAAGCTAGAGTATACATAGAAAAGGGGGACTACGAGTCAGCATTTTACATATACGATGCCTACTTAAAATATAATCCTACTGGTAAATACCGTAAGTCTGTTGTTGAAGCTTACTCAAAGCAGATGTATGGCTATGCTTCAAGACTACTTAGAGACAAAGAATACTCACAGTCCGCAAAGTATTTCGCTAAGGTTATAAACACTTTTCCAAATACAATATACGAAGATGCCAGTTTATACTGGCTCGGGGAAATATACACAATCTACAAGAAGTATGACAAGGCAATAGAGTTTTTTGATAGAGCTATGAATAATGAGCCGAAAAACAAAGATGAAGATGCTTTGTTCAAGAAAGGAGTAGTGTTGTATTATGCTGGAAAACTAGTTGATTCAGTTGCTGTTTTCAAAAAGTTTCTTCTAAATTACCCAAATTCAAGGTTAGCGGATGAAGCTAGGAAGTGGGTTAATGTGCTAACAAAGGAGATACAATACACTTACGAAAACGAAGATGAGATTGAATGA
- a CDS encoding 6-hydroxymethylpterin diphosphokinase MptE-like protein: MRLNELKFPKEARKLLEQKASLKSIEFITTKSGLETIRKSGILVHSSYDPVKEAENLISSLQLDEESKYLFILLGVGLGYHLKELRKKFTNSVILPIELDADVAFAFLKKNDEFIVTRYNLNDIYTILNFTDFTDIKDVRFIQLPSLYRLYKQDYDNIANDVAKVVKSKFTDLLTRINFDKLWVKNTLLNLPNVLKYGSVTKEVVEKNFENFLGRPFVVLGAGYSAFFLLEEIKRYREKIVLCAVDTVLKTLLAYGIQPDFVFSLDSQFANLKDLFGISTRGLTLLSDIVVSPELIRNFKGDVFLTKSSHIETVGGIVYEITNNIVLWTEELTGYKLLGLESGGSVSTNLFHFALLMGGNPVFLIGVDLGFPYLVSHIKGSPSFEHFILKGNIFQTSDTFSVSSVLKDHIILDGIKEKECISHKIMETYKLWFDSASDTSNLKSVINISDGVRLKGITNLPTSEGKNLLSSLLKECPDIPRKHKIEHVKPSADVRKILERLDALVTATQEALNSFSKKSLDLLIENYPFVLNVVSKSLFPFFRGQKEFEECRNGVVKDLVYLVKIVKSVSSLLEYSK; encoded by the coding sequence ATGAGATTGAATGAACTAAAGTTTCCAAAAGAGGCTAGGAAGTTACTGGAGCAAAAAGCTTCTTTAAAAAGTATTGAATTTATTACTACTAAATCTGGTCTAGAGACTATCAGGAAGAGTGGTATCTTGGTCCACAGTAGTTATGATCCTGTAAAAGAAGCAGAAAACCTAATATCCTCATTGCAACTTGATGAAGAGAGCAAGTATCTTTTTATCTTACTGGGAGTGGGTCTTGGATATCACCTGAAGGAATTGAGGAAAAAGTTTACGAATTCCGTTATCTTACCAATAGAACTTGACGCTGATGTAGCTTTTGCGTTCTTAAAAAAGAACGATGAGTTCATTGTCACTAGATACAACCTTAATGATATATACACAATACTTAACTTTACAGATTTCACAGATATAAAGGATGTTAGATTCATCCAACTACCGAGCTTATACAGACTCTATAAGCAAGATTACGACAATATTGCAAATGATGTTGCGAAGGTAGTGAAATCAAAATTTACGGACCTTTTAACTAGAATAAATTTTGACAAACTGTGGGTTAAGAATACTCTTCTAAACTTACCTAATGTTCTTAAGTATGGTAGCGTAACCAAAGAGGTTGTAGAGAAAAACTTTGAAAACTTTTTGGGCAGACCGTTTGTTGTTCTAGGGGCTGGATATTCAGCATTTTTTCTTCTTGAAGAGATAAAGAGGTATAGAGAGAAGATTGTTTTGTGTGCTGTAGATACTGTTTTGAAAACACTACTAGCTTATGGAATTCAACCAGATTTTGTATTTTCACTTGACTCACAGTTTGCAAATCTTAAGGATCTTTTTGGTATCAGTACTAGAGGACTGACATTGCTCTCTGATATCGTGGTATCTCCAGAACTAATAAGAAATTTTAAGGGAGATGTATTTTTGACAAAAAGTTCCCATATTGAGACTGTAGGAGGAATCGTTTATGAGATAACTAACAACATTGTGTTATGGACAGAAGAGTTAACAGGATATAAGTTGTTAGGGCTTGAGAGTGGTGGTTCGGTTTCTACAAACTTATTTCATTTTGCCCTGCTTATGGGTGGTAACCCCGTGTTCTTAATAGGAGTAGATTTGGGATTTCCTTACCTAGTATCTCATATAAAAGGTTCACCTTCGTTTGAACATTTTATCCTGAAGGGTAACATATTCCAGACAAGTGATACTTTTTCAGTATCTTCAGTGCTGAAAGATCACATAATACTGGACGGAATAAAGGAAAAAGAGTGCATATCCCACAAGATAATGGAAACGTATAAGCTGTGGTTTGACAGCGCAAGTGATACGTCAAACTTAAAAAGTGTGATCAACATCTCAGACGGTGTTAGACTCAAAGGTATCACTAATCTTCCAACTAGTGAAGGTAAAAATTTACTCTCCTCACTTCTAAAAGAGTGTCCAGATATTCCTAGAAAACATAAAATAGAGCACGTAAAACCTTCTGCAGATGTGAGGAAAATACTTGAACGATTAGATGCACTGGTAACTGCAACTCAAGAAGCTCTGAATAGTTTCTCAAAGAAATCATTAGACTTGTTGATTGAAAACTATCCGTTTGTTCTGAATGTTGTTAGTAAGTCCTTATTTCCTTTTTTCAGAGGACAAAAGGAGTTTGAAGAGTGTAGGAATGGTGTAGTAAAAGATCTAGTCTACCTTGTAAAGATCGTTAAGAGTGTCTCTAGCTTGCTAGAATATAGCAAGTAG